A genomic region of Clavibacter michiganensis subsp. insidiosus contains the following coding sequences:
- a CDS encoding acyltransferase family protein yields the protein MSSQTFRRGTPALPDPSELRSAPHDKNPPPEGDSPTVNRGFRPDVEGLRALAVVAVIVDHLFDWPSGGFVGVDVFFVISGFLITGLLLKEYERTKTISFLDFYKRRVRRIMPAALLVLVVSTAVSFLVFNVVRAQASLWDAVWSALFVSNWHFASAGTDYFASDGPISPFRHYWSLSVEEQFYVVWPVLIFLVITFARRRSPKNRTKRARLFTQTIGITVGVLIVASLAWGFYETSARPTVAYFSTCSRAWELGIGALLAIFAARIATLPAAIRPVLGYVGLAGIVASFFLVSGDNAFPVPFGLLPVVATALVIASGIGGVSKAMVPITNPVTTYIGRLSFSLYLWHFPAIILLASLLGTGTLEYYGAAIAATLVLAVASFHLVEDPIRRSSWLDPKKAGRRSSGAQLKMTVAALSVVAVAVVGVVAAAVVRDEPSGQSQLGSGPSTGGTATPPAATGDALEVRGEQVSAALAADEWPALDPAVESFGDFGRDVIATEWAKDGCLGADLAKEKDAVENAEHCVYGNQAAGPEKTAVIFGDSLAISYAPMLRSSLGDDWKVRVLTMARCPASTVTSTDTDGSEYTECTDFRNWALGEMNATKPALILMSEAVDNSYLSTGATGGAADREWQAGALATMGSLKTAASNVIVLSRPPAATALVECKTPTSSPNDCQSTVSPSFISHARTMEAAATEVGAPVQFINTQGWFCSQGTCPAFVNGIPVRGDTSHLTARQSQDLAPIMADILALLGIGAAPAPAAG from the coding sequence ATGAGCTCGCAGACATTTCGCCGGGGCACGCCCGCGCTCCCGGACCCGTCGGAGCTCCGCTCCGCGCCGCACGACAAGAACCCACCACCTGAGGGGGATTCGCCGACGGTGAACCGGGGCTTCCGCCCGGACGTCGAGGGCCTCCGCGCCCTCGCCGTGGTCGCCGTCATCGTCGACCACCTCTTCGACTGGCCGTCCGGCGGCTTCGTGGGCGTCGACGTCTTCTTCGTCATCAGCGGCTTCCTCATCACGGGGCTGCTGCTCAAGGAGTACGAGCGCACCAAGACGATCTCGTTCCTCGACTTCTACAAGCGCCGCGTCCGCCGCATCATGCCGGCCGCGCTGCTCGTGCTCGTGGTCTCGACGGCCGTCTCGTTCCTCGTCTTCAACGTGGTGCGCGCGCAGGCCAGCCTGTGGGACGCCGTCTGGTCGGCCCTCTTCGTCTCCAACTGGCACTTCGCCAGCGCCGGCACCGACTACTTCGCGTCCGACGGCCCCATCTCGCCGTTCCGCCACTACTGGTCGCTCTCGGTCGAGGAGCAGTTCTACGTCGTCTGGCCCGTGCTGATCTTCCTCGTGATCACGTTCGCCCGCCGCCGCAGCCCCAAGAACCGCACCAAGCGCGCCCGCCTCTTCACGCAGACGATCGGCATCACGGTCGGCGTCCTCATCGTGGCGTCGCTCGCGTGGGGCTTCTACGAGACCTCGGCCCGCCCGACGGTCGCGTACTTCTCCACCTGCTCCCGCGCCTGGGAGCTCGGCATCGGCGCGCTCCTCGCGATCTTCGCGGCGCGCATCGCCACCCTCCCCGCCGCGATCCGCCCCGTGCTCGGCTACGTCGGCCTCGCGGGCATCGTCGCCTCCTTCTTCCTCGTGTCCGGTGACAACGCGTTCCCGGTGCCCTTCGGCCTGCTGCCGGTCGTCGCGACCGCGCTCGTGATCGCGTCGGGCATCGGCGGGGTGTCGAAGGCCATGGTGCCGATCACGAACCCGGTCACCACCTACATCGGCCGGCTGTCGTTCTCGCTGTACCTCTGGCACTTCCCGGCGATCATCCTGCTGGCGTCGCTGCTCGGCACCGGCACCCTCGAGTACTACGGTGCCGCGATCGCCGCGACCCTCGTGCTCGCCGTCGCGTCGTTCCACCTCGTCGAGGATCCGATCCGCCGCTCCAGCTGGCTCGACCCGAAGAAGGCCGGCCGCCGGTCATCCGGTGCGCAGCTGAAGATGACCGTCGCGGCGCTCTCCGTCGTCGCGGTCGCCGTGGTGGGCGTCGTGGCTGCCGCCGTCGTGCGCGACGAGCCGAGCGGGCAGAGCCAGCTCGGGAGCGGCCCGAGCACCGGTGGCACCGCGACCCCGCCTGCGGCCACCGGCGACGCGCTCGAGGTCCGCGGCGAGCAGGTCTCCGCCGCCCTCGCCGCGGACGAATGGCCGGCCCTCGATCCCGCCGTCGAGTCGTTCGGCGACTTCGGCCGCGACGTCATCGCGACCGAGTGGGCGAAGGACGGCTGCCTCGGCGCCGACCTCGCCAAGGAGAAGGACGCCGTCGAGAACGCCGAGCACTGCGTCTACGGCAACCAGGCGGCGGGACCGGAGAAGACCGCGGTCATCTTCGGCGACTCGCTCGCGATCAGCTACGCGCCCATGCTCCGCTCGAGCCTCGGCGACGACTGGAAGGTGCGCGTGCTCACGATGGCCCGCTGCCCCGCGTCCACCGTCACGAGCACGGACACCGACGGCTCCGAGTACACGGAGTGCACGGACTTCCGCAACTGGGCGCTCGGCGAGATGAACGCGACGAAGCCCGCGCTCATCCTCATGAGCGAGGCCGTCGACAACTCGTACCTGTCGACCGGGGCGACGGGCGGCGCCGCCGACCGCGAGTGGCAGGCCGGTGCGCTCGCCACCATGGGCTCGCTGAAGACCGCGGCGTCCAACGTGATCGTCCTGTCCCGTCCGCCGGCAGCCACCGCCCTCGTGGAGTGCAAGACGCCGACGAGCTCGCCGAACGACTGCCAGTCGACGGTGTCGCCGTCGTTCATCAGCCACGCCCGCACGATGGAGGCCGCGGCGACGGAGGTCGGGGCCCCGGTCCAGTTCATCAACACGCAGGGCTGGTTCTGCAGCCAGGGCACGTGCCCGGCGTTCGTGAACGGGATCCCCGTGCGCGGCGACACGTCGCACCTCACGGCCCGCCAGTCGCAGGACCTCGCGCCGATCATGGCGGACATCCTCGCCCTGCTCGGCATCGGCGCGGCCCCGGCTCCGGCCGCCGGCTGA